A single Candidatus Zixiibacteriota bacterium DNA region contains:
- a CDS encoding AAA family ATPase, with protein sequence MNPWWEGNPLPPLPTTRRHLVEAIHRRVRIQLAPIVVVRGPRQIGKTVAQQQVVQDLLDQGVHPSRLLRMQCDELPELSRLTEPIPRVVDWYESAILGRTLNRAARDAEPAFLFFDEVQNIKSWAPQLKALVDASSAHVVVTGSSALRIERGRDSLAGRISTIEVGVLSLTEIGNFHGIDSGPPFLADNGLESLTRQDFWSDLAGYGRRLQPDRDRSFAWFSERGGYPIAHKEAGVPWNQIADQLNETVIQKVIRHDLRVGERGRRRDEQLLEEVYRLACRYAGQAPGLTVMAREVGRALHTTVGTQRVNHYLKFLAETLLLWLIDPLEIRLKKKRGNSKICLADHGLRASSLQESIPLDPDRLLQEPQLTVLAGHIAESATGATLLAISGLDLAYQPERGGEPEVDFILTIGTKRIPLEVKYQRRIDPMRDTEGLRAFVEKRENNAPFGILVTQIDGVSVTDPRIVTLPLSSLMLLR encoded by the coding sequence ATGAACCCTTGGTGGGAGGGCAATCCATTACCCCCGTTGCCGACCACTCGCCGCCATTTGGTCGAGGCAATCCACCGGCGGGTCAGGATTCAACTGGCTCCCATCGTTGTCGTACGTGGCCCTCGCCAGATTGGAAAAACCGTCGCCCAGCAACAGGTCGTGCAAGACCTGCTGGATCAGGGGGTGCACCCCAGTCGGCTACTACGGATGCAGTGCGATGAATTACCGGAGCTGTCGCGCCTGACAGAACCGATTCCGCGCGTTGTCGACTGGTACGAGAGTGCCATACTCGGAAGAACGCTGAACCGGGCGGCCCGCGACGCGGAGCCGGCATTCCTCTTTTTTGATGAGGTACAGAATATCAAGAGCTGGGCACCACAGTTGAAGGCGTTGGTCGATGCATCGTCAGCACATGTTGTCGTTACGGGGAGTTCGGCATTGCGGATCGAACGGGGGCGCGATAGCCTTGCCGGGCGCATTTCAACAATCGAAGTTGGGGTCTTGTCGCTGACAGAGATAGGGAACTTCCACGGCATCGATTCAGGACCGCCGTTTCTTGCTGACAACGGACTCGAGTCGCTCACGCGGCAAGACTTCTGGAGTGACTTGGCCGGCTACGGAAGACGGCTGCAACCGGATCGTGACCGGTCATTCGCCTGGTTCTCTGAGCGCGGTGGGTACCCCATTGCCCATAAGGAGGCGGGCGTCCCTTGGAACCAGATCGCAGACCAGCTCAATGAAACCGTGATCCAGAAGGTCATTCGACACGACTTGCGGGTCGGAGAACGCGGGCGGAGACGTGACGAGCAATTGCTGGAGGAAGTATACCGTCTCGCCTGCCGGTACGCCGGTCAAGCGCCGGGCCTGACCGTCATGGCCAGAGAGGTGGGCCGCGCTTTGCACACCACTGTGGGGACACAGCGGGTGAATCACTATCTGAAGTTCCTCGCCGAGACACTGCTCCTGTGGCTCATCGATCCACTGGAGATTCGACTGAAGAAGAAGCGTGGCAACTCGAAGATCTGTCTGGCCGACCACGGCTTGCGTGCGAGTTCGCTGCAGGAGTCGATCCCCCTTGATCCGGACAGACTCCTCCAAGAACCGCAGCTTACGGTACTGGCGGGTCACATCGCGGAGAGCGCCACTGGAGCGACACTGCTGGCGATCTCCGGTCTTGACCTCGCCTACCAGCCGGAGCGCGGCGGGGAGCCAGAAGTCGACTTCATACTCACAATCGGCACGAAACGAATTCCCCTCGAGGTCAAGTATCAGAGACGGATTGACCCCATGCGTGACACAGAAGGACTGCGCGCGTTCGTTGAAAAGCGTGAGAACAACGCGCCATTTGG